Proteins from one Dromiciops gliroides isolate mDroGli1 chromosome 6, mDroGli1.pri, whole genome shotgun sequence genomic window:
- the POLD4 gene encoding DNA polymerase delta subunit 4, protein MGRKRRLITDSFPKVKRRKRRPRPGKAHRPPEPGLRGEETLAAHGDETHLEILRQFDLDRHFGPCTGITRLQRWERAEQLGLDPPHEVLKVLRAHPGDPLYQFSLWHLYPI, encoded by the exons ATGGGCCGGAAGAGGAGGCTCATCACCGACTCCTTCCCCAAAGTGAAGAGGAGGAAACGCCGGCCGAGGCCTGGCAAAGCGCACCGGCCGCCCGAGCCAGGGCTGCGAG GGGAGGAGACGCTTGCAGCCCATGGGGACGAAACCCATTTAGAGATACTGAGGCAGTTCGACCTGGACAGGCACTTCGGACCCTGCACGG GGATCACTCGACTCCAGCGATGGGAAAGAGCAGAGCAGCTGGGCTTAGACCCTCCGCACGAGGTGCTGAAGGTGCTGCGGGCCCACCCTGGAGACCCCCTATACCAGTTCAG CCTCTGGCACCTGTACCCCATCTAA